CGGGTCGCCGTGGCCTCGCTGCTGTTGTGGCGGCGGACGTTGCAGCGTGAGCGCGACGAGTCGTGGCTCGACTGGCTGAAGCGCCACCTGCTGCTGATCCTCCAGCTGCTCCTCGTCGCGGCCCTGGCCCTGGCGCTGGCACGGCCC
The sequence above is a segment of the Chloroflexota bacterium genome. Coding sequences within it:
- a CDS encoding BatA domain-containing protein — protein: MTWAAPLAFAWLALMVLVGLFYLLRPKRQRVAVASLLLWRRTLQRERDESWLDWLKRHLLLILQLLLVAALALALARP